In Alkalihalobacillus sp. FSL W8-0930, a single window of DNA contains:
- a CDS encoding IS3 family transposase, protein MDAHQDEHSIVKMCSVLQVSTSGFYKWKAKLRGGKTESEKRKANLKKKISQSFHESLATYGSPRVHQDLIEWGYVISQKTVARYMQEMKVSAKPKARYVVTTDSTHTLHVYPNLLKRVFEAAYPNAIWVTDITYVRTLEGWLYVASIMDLFSRKIVGLNMSNSMGKDLVLHALERAIATRRPPEGLIHHSDRGFQYCSNEYIEVLTQAKATISMSRKGDPYDNACIESFHATIKRELIYRFRFQTRNEAMKSIHHYIYSRYNETRRHSTLNYQSPNQFERTYAKRINHDSQKTIS, encoded by the coding sequence ATGGATGCTCATCAAGATGAACATTCCATTGTGAAGATGTGTTCAGTCCTTCAAGTCTCGACCAGTGGATTCTACAAGTGGAAAGCCAAGCTACGTGGTGGGAAAACAGAGAGTGAAAAACGTAAAGCGAACTTAAAAAAGAAGATTAGTCAGTCGTTCCATGAGAGCTTGGCCACGTACGGAAGTCCTCGTGTCCATCAGGATTTAATCGAATGGGGCTATGTGATTTCGCAGAAAACGGTGGCGCGATATATGCAAGAAATGAAGGTCAGCGCAAAACCTAAAGCTAGATATGTCGTCACAACGGATTCTACGCACACTCTACATGTGTATCCCAATCTGCTGAAGCGAGTGTTTGAAGCTGCGTACCCAAATGCCATATGGGTAACAGATATTACGTATGTCCGGACTTTAGAGGGCTGGTTATACGTCGCATCCATTATGGACCTGTTTTCCCGAAAAATTGTGGGCTTGAATATGAGTAACTCTATGGGAAAAGACCTTGTGTTACACGCTCTTGAGCGTGCGATAGCGACTAGACGCCCCCCGGAGGGGCTTATCCATCACTCTGATCGAGGATTTCAATATTGTTCGAACGAGTACATTGAGGTACTGACTCAAGCGAAAGCCACCATAAGCATGAGCCGAAAAGGCGATCCTTATGACAATGCGTGTATTGAATCGTTTCACGCAACCATTAAAAGAGAACTTATTTATCGCTTTCGATTTCAAACAAGAAACGAGGCGATGAAATCTATTCATCATTATATTTATAGTCGATACAATGAAACGAGAAGGCATTCCACTTTGAACTATCAATCCCCGAACCAATTTGAGAGAACCTATGCCAAAAGGATTAATCATGACTCGCAAAAAACAATTAGTTAG
- a CDS encoding transposase, with protein sequence MTKKYSLDYREYVAKLIIEEGKKASDMAYELEVHVSSIHRWVQDYKKKQEKPNSGDYLTPSEVEKLKKHHEKEMLSLREENEILKKAMHIFTQKPK encoded by the coding sequence ATGACGAAAAAGTATTCCCTTGATTATCGTGAGTATGTGGCGAAGTTAATCATCGAAGAAGGTAAAAAGGCGAGCGACATGGCGTATGAATTGGAAGTTCATGTGTCCTCCATCCACCGCTGGGTTCAAGATTATAAGAAGAAACAAGAAAAGCCAAATTCAGGTGATTATTTGACGCCGTCCGAAGTGGAAAAGTTAAAAAAGCATCATGAAAAGGAAATGCTCTCTCTTCGAGAGGAGAACGAGATCTTAAAAAAGGCCATGCACATCTTCACGCAAAAGCCCAAATAA